Part of the Synechococcus sp. HK01-R genome is shown below.
GCCACGCCAGCAGCCAGGCTGCCGCCAGCCACAGGGCCGCGCGGCGCGGGGCCTGGCGCATCGCCGGTGACCTGCCCGCGAGCTTCCGCTATGCAGCCCAGGGACTGGGCTACGGCTTCGTCAGCCAAAGGAACTTCCGAATCCATGTGGTGATCGGGGCGGTGGTGTTCAGTCTTGGCCTCTGGCTGCAACTGCCCACCATCCAGCTGGCCGTGCTCGTGCTCACGGTGGCGGCGGTGCTGGTGCTGGAACTGCTCAACACTGCGATCGAATCAGTGGTGGATCTGGCGATCGGTCGCCGCTTTCATCCCCTGGCAAGAATCGCCAAGGATTGCGCAGCCGCCGCCGTGCTCGTGGCAGCGATCAGCTCCCTGCTCATCGCCTTGCTGCTGCTCCTCCCTCCCTTGCTGGAGCGCCTTCACGGATAATCGCCCCCATGCTCCTGGTCATCGACAACTACGACAGCTTCACCTTCAACCTGGTGCAGTACTTCGGTGAGCTGGCCGACCAGCACCCGCTGGCTGCGGATCTGCGGGTGGAGCGTAATGACGCCCTGAGCCTGGATGAGATCCGCAGCCTCAATCCCGACGCGATCCTGCTCTCCCCAGGCCCTGGGGACCCAGACCAGTCGGGAGTCTGCCTGGAGGTCCTGCGCGAACTTTCGCCAACGGTGCCGACCCTGGGAGTGTGTCTCGGCCATCAGGCCCTGGCCCAGGTGTATGGAGGTCGCGTGGTGCGGGCAGCGGAGCTGATGCACGGCAAGACTTCACTGGTGCTGCATCAGGGTGATGGCGTGTTCGCAGGCTTGCCCCAGCCGCTCACCGCCACGCGATACCACAGTCTGATCGCTGACCGCGAGACCCTACCCGCGTGCCTGGAGGTGACGGCCTGGCTGGAAGACGGCACGATCATGGGCCTGCAGCATCGGGACTTTCCCCACCTCCAGGGCGTGCAATTTCATCCCGAGAGCGTGCTCACCGAAGCCGGGCACCAGCTCCTGGCCAACTTTCTGAAGTTGGCGGAAGGTGGCGCCCACCACTGCTAGCTTCCAGCTTCCATCGGACTCCGCCTCCGCCCATGCTTGTCCGCCCGCTGGCCTCGGCCCTGATTGCAGCAGCACTGCCCGCAGCGGCACTGGTTGGAGCAGCACAGCCCGGAGCGGCGATCGCTGGTGGCGTCACCATCACCAGCTATGGCCACAGCGCCCTGCTGATCAATGGTGGCGGCCAATCGGTGCTCGTGAACCCCTTCAAGGCCGTGGGCTGCGCCAAGGGCCTTCGGGAACCGAGGGTCAACGCCACGGTGATCCTGGCCAGCTCAGAACTGGCCGACGAGGGTGCCCGCATCGCAGGGGGCACTTTCCTCTCCAAGCCTGGTTCCTACAGGGTCGGCGGCTTGAAGCTTGAAGGCTTCGCCGCACCCCATGACCGTGTCGGCGGACGACGCTTCGGCCAGTCCACCCTCTGGCGCTGGCAACAGGGAGGATTGAGCTTCGCCCATCTGGGGGGCACCGCGGCTCAGCTCAGTGGTGAAGACAAGGTGCTGCTGGGTCGCCCGGATGTGCTGATCATCGGTGTCGGTGGCGGCGCCAAGGTCTACAACGCTGCGGAGGCCGCCAAGGTGGTGAAGGAGCTCAATCCCCGTCGGGTGATCCCCGTGCAGTATGTGAGCGGACCCACCCCTGCGGGCTGCGACCAAAGCGGGATCCAGCCCTTCCTTGATGCCATGGCCGGTACGGAGGTGCGTCGTGTTGGCACCACCCTCTCGGTTCCCACCGGCCTCGGCGATGGCACCGTCATCGATGTGATGCGCTAGTGCGTCAGCAGCAGGTCGGCGAGCCGCTGGCGGTCCGCCCCTTGCAGCAGCGCCAACAGCACCAGCACCCTCGCTTTCTGGGGGCTCAAATCTTCCGCTGGAAGCAAACCGAGCAGCTCATCATCCGACCGCGCCGGCACCCGACCCCGGCCGGTGCGTGACGTGCGAACGAGCAGCGGAACTTCCTGGAACCTCCCTTGCGCCAGGCACTTGCGCTCCAACGCCAGCCGCTCGAAACAAGAGAGCTGTCCCGCCCCGGTTCCCGCAAAGACCAAAGCATCGACACCCGCGTCGATCAAGGCCTCAATCAGTCGCGTCGACGGCTGCACATAGCCATACAGGATCTCCACCAGCGGCCAGCATTCAGGGTCCGGCATGGCCGCGAACGAGGACCGATCAACCACCAGCCCGGAATCGGTGGTGTGGGGATGGCTAGGTGTGCGGGTGAAGCGCACGCCATCACCATCGACCGTGCCAAGACGCCCGTGACCGGGGGAGCGAAAGGCTGCGACCCCGGAGCAGGCGACCTTCGTCACCTCGCGGGCACCATGAATCTCCCCATCCATCACCACGAGAACCCCACGACCAACAGCCTGGGGATGCACGGCCACCTGAAGGGCCTGCAACAGGTTGAGGGGACCATCCGCACTCAACGCTGTGGAGGGTCGCATGGCTCCCACCAGCACCACGGGCCTGGCATGACCGAGTGCGAGATGCAACCAGTAGGCGGTTTCCTCAAGGGTGTTGGTGCCATGGGTGATGACCACACCGCTGAGGCCGGGATCCTGACGGAAGGCTGCATCGATCCGCCGCAGCAGCTGCAGCCAGAGCCGATGGCTCATATCAGCGCTGTCGATGTTGGCGAGCTGTTCCACCTCCAAATCGGCCACGCAGCCGGCATCCGGCAACGCTGCGAGCAACTGCTCACCATCGAGCACCCCGGCGTTGTAATCCTCCAGGGCAAGGCGCGACTCAGCGGTGCCGGCGATGGTGCCACCCGTGCAAAGCACCAACAGACGGGGGAGGGACTGGGAGGGCCGCTCGCTCATCAGCAATCAGCCTTCAGGGACGGGGGCCTGGAGCGGCCAAGGAGACATACACCTCCCAAAAGTGCTGCATCTGCTCGGTGGTGCCGATGCTGACCCGCAGAGAACCGTCGATCTGGGGCTTACCCGCCATCGATCGCACGAGGATCCCCGCCGCGCGCAACTCCGCCTCCACCTCCGCAACGGCCCGCTGCGGCCAGATCAAGAGATAGTTCCCTCCGGCTGCGTGGAAAGAAACACCAGATCGTGTCAACTCCGAGACGATCCAGTCACGGGCCCGTATCACCTCGGCCACATAGGCATCGGTATAAGGCTGGTCCCGAAGGGCCGCGAAAGCAGCGGTCACCGCCACGCTGTTCACGTCGTAGGGACCAGTGACCCGACTGACGCGATCCACCACAGCGGCGTGACCGATCGCAAAACCGATGCGCAGGCCTGCCAGACCGGCCGTCTTGGCCAGGGAGCGCAACACCAGCAGATTGGGAGTAGCGGCGAAATCGGCGCTCGGCAACACACTGTCGCCGGTGAATGCCTCATAGAGCTCATCCACCACCACCAACGTGTCAGGGGCAGCAGCCGCCAGCGCCAGCACCTGACCCGCCTCGAGACGGGTGCCGGTGGGGTTATTCGGATTGCAGAGCATCAGGATCCGCGGCTTCCGACCTAGGGCCGAACGGATGGCATCCAGCGGAAAGACGAACCCAGGCATGCCATGGGGGATCGCCTCGATCGTCATCCCTTGCATGGCAGCGCAAGGGGCGTAGTAACCGAAGGTGGGACTCGTGGTGAGCAGCGTGTCACCGGAGGCGCCATAGGCATGGACGACGGCATGGATCGCCGCATCCACCCCGTTGAAGAGGCCGATCTGATCAACGGTCAGCGGGACACGCAAACCCGAAGACGAGGCCGCCAGATTGGCCATCAAGGCCTCCCGCAGTCCGTCGTACTCGGGATAGATGGCGATGTGATCGGCTGGAATGGCCCGGATCGCCTCCAGCACCTTCGGGCTAGGACCAACCGTGTTCTCATTGAAGTCGAGTCTCAACAAACCCCGCCGACCTTCAAGAGGAGCGCTGTAGGCCTTCAGTCGCTCCACGTCGAGACGCGCTGCAGGACCCTCTTGCCGTTGCTGCCTGGCCATCGAGGTGTCGCTCACATCCGCTCCAGGGTGGCAATGCCCAACAGTCCTAGGCCGCACTTCAACGTATCGGCCGTGAGCCTGCACAGGGCCAACCGGGAACTGAGTGTGGCCCCTTCGGCCTTGAGCACCGGCACCTGGTCGTAAAAACGGTTGAACACCTGGCTGAGCTCAAACAGATAGCTGCAGAGACGATTGGGCAGCAACTCCTCCTCCACCTCGGCGATCACGGCATCAAATTTCAGCAACTCCCTCACCAGAGCCCACTCCTGGGGCTCGCTGAAGCTCAAGCTGCCCGCCTCTGAGGCGGCGGAGGCTTCCAGATCACCACCCTTGCGGGCAATCCCCGCGATGCGCACCACCGCGTAGAGCAAATAGGGCGCCGTGTTGCCTTGGAGGGCGAGCATCCGATCAAAGCTGAACTGATAGTTGGTGATTCGGTTCTGGCTGAGATCGGCGTATTTCACCGCCGCTAGTCCCACCGTGGTGGCCACGTGCTGGATGAACGCCTCGTCCTCGCTGCGGCCCTCGTCCTCGAGGCGACGACGCAGGTCCGCTTCCGCTCGCTCGACGGCTTCATCAAGAAGATCGCGCAGGCGGACCGTGTCGCCAGCCCTGGTCTTGAGCTTCTTGCCATCGTCGCCCTGCACCAACCCAAAGGGCACATGTTCCAGACGTCCGTTCTCGGGGATCCAACCCGCACGACGGGCCACCTGAAACACACCCGCGAAGTGATTGGCCTGGCCCGCATCCGTCACATAAATCACGCGGCGAGCACCATCACCATCCGGCACTGCTGCGTAGCGATAGCGAATCGCCGCCAGGTCGGTGGTGGCGTAATTGAAGCCCCCATCACTCTTCTGCACGATCACTGGCAGCGGTTTGCCGTCCTTGCCGCTCACGCCCTCCAGAAACACGCATTGGGCGCCGTCATCGGTCACCAGGAGCTCGGCCTCTTGCAGGCCTTCAAGCACAGCCGGCAGATACGGGTTGTAGAAGGACTCACCCCTCTCGCTCAAGCGGATGTCGAGTCGGTCGTAAATCTTCTGGAATTCACGACGGGACTGATCGCAAAGCAGTCCCCAAGCTTTTAGCGATACCGGGTCACCGCCCTGCAGTTTCACCACCTCCTCGCGGGAGGTGATCTGAAACGCCTCATCGTCATCAAAACGCTTCTTGGCCTCGCGATAGAAGGCCACCAGGTCGCCGAGGTCCACCGCATCAGCGGTCTCCAGAGCGGCAGGCGCCACCTGCTTGAGATGGGTGATCAGCATCCCGAACTGAGTGCCCCAGTCGCCCACATGGTTGAGACGCAGCACCGGATGGCCACGGAACTCGAGCACCCGCGCCAACGAGTCGCCAATGATCGTGGAGCGCAAATGGCCCACATGCATCTCCTTGGCGATGTTGGGGCTTGAAAAATCCACCACCACCGGTGCCGAGTTCTCCACCAGCGGAACGCCCAGGCGGGGATCTCCGAGCCTGGTGACCACCTCCGACGCCAGCTGCTCAGGGCGAAGGGTGAGATTGATGAACCCAGGGCCCGCAATTTGGGGCTCCAAGCAGAGATCGGTGAAACCGGGGTTTGCCTGGAGCTGCTCCACGATCGCGGTGGCGATCTGCCGCGGCGCCTGCTTCAGGGGTTTCGCCAGGGGCAGGGCACCGTTGGCCTGAAAGTCACCGAACTCCGGCTTGCTGGCCGGGACCAGCTGGGGGTCGAGCGGCCGCCCGACCTCACGCGCTTGTGCTGCCGCTGCTGGAAACGCCCGTTCCATTGCTTCGCGCAGCTGGGTCTCCAGGGTGTGGGCGATGCGCAGCATGGAAGGGGAATGGGGCAGGGCCTGGCTCTGATCATCCCCCGGCGGGGGTGAAACGCATGCTCAGATCCAGCCAGCTGCTGCGCGTCACGGGTGCACTGGTGGAGATGAGATCAAGACCGCTGGCCGCATAGGCCGCGAGCGCCTCGGGCTGAAGGCCCGAGGCCTCCAGCACCACCGGTGCCGCGCCGGGGCGGGCACGCGCCTCGTCCCGCAGTCGAGGCACCAACGCCTTCAGCTCCTCCGGGCTGAACTCATCCAACAGCACCCCATCGGCGCCGGCCCGCACGGCCGCGATCGCTTCCACCTCGGTTTCCGCCTCCACAATCACAGGCGCCGGCCAGGGGGCCGAGGCGCGCACAGCCGCCATCGCCGCCTCCACCCCCCCAGCCCAGGCCAGGTGGTTTTCCTTGAGCATCGCTGCATCGTCTAAACCCATGCGGTGGTTCAAACCACCGCCGCAACGCACGGCATATTTCTCCAAAACCCGCAGCCCTGGCGTGGTTTTGCGGGTATCCGCCAACTGCACACCTGAGCCCTTCAGCTGGGCGACCAGCGCTGCGGTGGCCGTCGCAATCCCGGAGAGGCGCATGGCCAGGTTCAGGGCCGTGCGCTCCATCGCCACCAGCGCCTGGGCCTCAGCGTCCAGTTTGAGCACACGTTGCCCAGGCTTGACCAGCTCTCCCTCGTCCACCAGCAGCCGCACCCGAGCCGCAGGGTCGAGAAAGCACAGCAATGGCTCCACCAGCACGCCACCGCAGAAACGCCCCTCAGCCTTGGCGACCCAGTGAGCAGCGCCATGGCACCCGTGAAGTGCTGGAGCTGTGAGATCGCCGCGGCCAAGGTCCTCCATCAGCCAGGCCTCCAGCTGCGCGCGTAGCTGCGGGGTGATCAACAAAGGAGCCACCATCAGAGCCAACTGGTGCCAGAGGCTTCCAGGGCTTCGATCGAGGGCCAGGCCCCCCAGCCAAACAGGAGCTGGTTCAGACGGTCCATCAAGGCCGGCGTCTCCTGAAGAGCCTGACGGGCGGCCCATTCAGCCTCTTGCACCTGGTCATCGGAAAGGTTGAGAGCCTCCAGCAGGCGTCGGTAAGCGACCCGCTCAGCGGCGTTGATGGCACTGTCATCCTCTGGCCCCTGACTGCTGCACGCCATCTGATAGGCGAGAGACACCATCTCGATGCGCACATCCTTGTCCTGGAGCTGGCCGACCCAGGCCTCCAGATCCGAGGCCTGCTCAGCCTGCAAAGCCGCCAGCGCATCCTCGGGATCCACCTGCGGCAACAGGCGGGCCGACAGCTTGCCCAGCAGCGCCCTCTCTTCCGGAGCTACCTCCCCATCCACACTCGCCACCCAACACAACAACTTCAACTGAGCCTGTTGCGCGGGGTTGAGGCCAGCCAGGGGATCAGTCACCGGACACACCGAGCGAGAGGCCTTCATTCTGGGAGCCCAGCGGCCCTCACTTGCCGATGCAGAACCGGGAAAAGATCCGATCCAGCACTGATTCGGTGAGCTCCTCCCCGGTGATTTCACCAAGGCTGTGAATTGCCTGACGCAAATCGATCGTCCAGAAGTCCCAGGGCAGCCCCTCGGTCGCCACCTGTTCACTGCGGGCCAGGGCATCGGCGGCCTCCTGAGCCAGATCCGCCTGGCGTTGGTTCAGTGAGAGGAGCAAGGAGCCATCTGTCAGGGCTCCACAACGCTCCAACATGGCCTGCACCAACTCAGCCTCCCCAGCTCCGGTACTGGCACTGAGGCGGATGTCGGCAGCAGAGCCAGTCAGCCGCGCCGGGATGTCCGTGCCAGCAAGATCCACTTTGTTGCCCACCAGCAGATGGGGCACAGCGGCGGGGATGCGTTGCCGCAGCGCCTCATCCTCGGGCGTCCAGCCCACGCTCAGGTCAAAGAGGAGCAGCACCAGATCAGCACTGGCCAGGGCGTCATGACTGCGGGCGATGCCGAGCTGCTCCACCGCATCGCTCGTCGCCCGGATGCCAGCGGTATCGAGCAGGGTGATCGGCACCCCCTCCAGCACGATCTCGCTCTCCAACAGATCACGGGTGGTGCCGGGCAGGTCGGTCACGATCGCCCGCTCCCGACGGCTAAGCCGATTCAGCAAGGAGCTCTTGCCCACATTCGGACGTCCCACCAGGGCCACCCGCAGGCCACTGCGCAGGGCCGCGCCCCGTTCAGCATCCGCCACCAGAGTGCGCAGATCCCTTTGCAACGCCTGCAGCTCTTGCAGTAAGGCCGCACCATCGAGCGGGGGCAGATCCTCCTCGAAATCCACGCGCGCTTCCAGCTCACTGAGCTGATCGAGAAGTCGTTCACGCAGGGCCGTGATCCGTTGCTGAATCCCCCCGTCGACGCCGGCCATCGCCAGCTGCGCTGCCCGCTGACTGCGCGCCGCCACCAGATCACTGATCGCTTCAGCGCGGGTCAGATCCAGGCGACCGTTCAGCACCGCGCGCTGGCTGAACTCTCCCGGCAGAGCCCGGCGCACCCCGGGCTGTTCCAACACCCTGGCCAGAACACGCTGTATGGCGATCACACCCCCGTGGCAATGGATCTCCACCACGTCTTCGGCGGTGAAACTGCGCGGCGCCAGCATCAAGAGCAGGAGCACCTCATCAATCCGCTCCTCGCCGTCAGCGGCGAGCACGTGGCCGTAAAGCACCCGATGGCTCTCCCAGGGCTGGTGGCCGGGAATGCGAGTCACGGCGCGCACAGCCGCCTGAGCCTGGGGCCCCGAGAGGCGGATCACCGCGATGCCACCCTGCCCCGGGGCCACAGCCGTCGCGACGGCTGCAATGGTGTGCGGACCAGAGCTGCTCTCAGACATTGGCGCGTTGGGCCGATTTCAGCTCTCTCCTCTCTACGATCGCAAGCCACACCCTTCTCCGCAGGCGACGGACTGCACCCATGGCCCGGATGCTCCTGAAGGATGTGCAATCCAGAGTTCGACGGGCGATGACCTGGATCTGGGACCAGGAAGGCACGCCAGGACAGCGGGCGCGTGGTGTGAGCGCTGGCGTCTTCTGCGGCTGCTTTCCCTTCTTCGGGCTGCAAATCATCCTCAGCGTGGGTGTGGCGTCCCTGCTGCGGGGCAACCATCTTCTGGCCGCCGCTGCCACCTTGATCAGCAACCCCTTCACCTACGTGCCCCTTTACTGGTTCAACTACCAGGTGGGTGATGCGCTCATTGGGAACGGTCAAGGTCCTGCCCTGAACAGCATCAGTCGCAGCACGCTTTGGGAGCAGGGCTGGGGGTTCAGCTCCCGCCTACTTCTTGGTTCAGCCGTGGTGGCCACCGTGCTGGCGATCCTGATGGGAGTGCTGGCGTTCCTTGTGTTTCGACGGAATCAGGTCTCCGCCAAAACAACAAGTCATCCGTAAAGCTCAAAGCCACCGTTCCGAATCCCCAGAAACACCCCACACAGCAGCAGATTCATGGAGGCTGCTGATGCCAGAACTCAGCTCTGCCCGGTCCGCGCGATATCGAGCACATCCGCCATGGAGCGGATCTGATCCATGGTGCGCTGCAACAGGTCAGCACTGGCCAGCTCCACTCGCAAGTCGATGCGGGCCGGTTTGCCGTAGGCCGTTTTCACACGAGCATCACTGACGTTGATCGATCCATCAGACAGGCGCATCAGGATGTCTTTCAGGATGCCAACCCGATCGATCACCTCGATGCGCAATTGCACGGGGAAGCGCTGACCATTGCTGGCATTCGCCGGGTTCCAGCGCACAGGCAATCGCCGTTCGCTGGGAATTGCCTCCACGTTGGAGCACTCTCGCCTGTGAATGGTGATCCCATGGTTGCCAAGGGCCACCGTGCCCAGGATCGCTTCACCGGGGAGCGGGCTGCAGCAACCACCCAGACGGTAATCAAGACCCTCGACTCCGAGGATCGGAACGGCATCGCCGTGGTCATGGCGAGCCTGCGCTGATTCCGCCTGTTCCACCAGCTTGCGGGCCACATCCTCATTGCTGAGGGGCTGGATCTCCGCCGCGGATTGGAGACGAATTTCCTCCCGGAGCCTGTTGAGCACCTGATGAAGGGTGACGGCACCGAAACCGAGGGCCGCAAGCAAGTCGTCGGTGCTGTTCAGATTGCACCGCTCGGCGACACGGGTCATTGCTTCGCTAAGGAGCAAGGCATCGAAACCGCTCCGCCCCAGCTCACGCTCCAACAGCTCCTTGCCGCGCTGAATCGTTTCATTGCGATGGCTGCGCTTGTACCACTGGCGGATGCGATTTCGCGCCGTTGGCGTGGCCACGAAATTGAGCCAATCGAGGCTGGGGTGTGCGGTTTTACTGGTGAGAATGTTGACGAAATCACCGTTCTGCAACGGTGTTGAGAGAGGGCAGAGGCGATCGTTGATCCTCACGCCATGGCAGTGATTACCCACCTCGGAGTGAATCCGGAACGCGAAGTCCACCGCCGTGGATCCCTTGCGCAGGCCAACCACATCGCCCTTGGGAGTGAACACGAAGACCTCTTCGTCGAAGAGATCTTCCTTGATCGACGCCAGGTAGTCGTTGTGATCATCGGCGCCCCCCTCCTGCTGCCAGTCGACCAGCTGCCGCAGCCAGTTGAACCGTTCGGTATCCCCGCCTGCCGCCGGTGACCCCCCCTCTTTGTATTTCCAGTGGGCCGCAATTCCGAACTCCGACACCTGGTGCATCTCCAGAGTGCGGATCTGCACCTCGATCGGCCGATGCCGGCCGATCACCGCTGTGTGCAGCGACTGATAGCCGTTGGGCTTCGGAAGGCCGATGTAGTCCTTGAAGCGTCCGGGGATCGGCCGAAAGGTGTCGTGCACCACGGCCAGGGCCCGATAGCAGCTCTCCACATTGGGCGTGATGATGCGCAGAGCGGCCACGTCGTAGATCTCGTGGAATGCCTTCTGCTGCCGCTGCATCTTGCTCCAGATGCCATAGAGGTGTTTCGGTCTACCACTCACCTCACAGCTGCCAAGGCCCACAGCCGCCAGACGATCGCTGAGCAATTGCACAGTCACCCCGAGGCGTTCCTCACGCTCACTGCGCTTGGTGGCCACCTGCTGCTGGATCTCCCGGAAGGCTTCCGGCTCCAACAACTTGAAGGCCAGGTCTTCCAGTTCCCATTTGAAGCGACCGATGCCAAGACGATTGGCCAAGGGGGCATAGATCTCCCGGGTTTCCCGGGCAATGCGCTGACGCTTCTCCTCCTTGAGCGACCCGAGGGTGCGCATGTTGTGCAGACGATCCGCCAGCTTCACCAGCACCACGCGGATATCGCTGGCCATCGCCAAGAACATCTTGCGCAGGTTCTCCGCCTGAGCTTCGGTGCGGTTAGTGAAGTGAAGTCCCCCCAGCTTGGTGACGCCCTCCACCAGCTCACGCACCTCGGCGCCGAAATGATTTTCGAGCTGAGCGGGAGTCAGATCGGTGTCTTCCACCACGTCATGGAGGAAGCCGGCGGCGATCACTGGCGCACTGGCACCGATATCGCGCAGCAAGTCGGCCACGGCCACCGGGTGCACGATGTAGGGGTCGCCGCTGGCGCGGAACTGACCCTGATGCAACTGGAACGCGAAATCAAACGCTGCCGCCAGAAGCGCTTCGGGGTCGGTCGGGCAGCTGTATCCCTCGCCAGGGGGCACATGGGTGAGGCACTCCCGCAACCAGTCGGGCAGATCGATGCCGTAATCCTCGATCGTGCGGATCGGATGCACCCTTGGCACGGGCTGGTCGCACCCCTCTGCTGCACTGACCGCATCGGTCTGTGTCGGTTCCGGCGCAGAGGTGACGTTCAGCATCCGACCCGGCAGGGTCAATCCATGGTATTGAGTCGGGTGCTCCTGTGCTGCCATTGATGTCCAGCGGTTCTGGGTTAGTGCTGGAGCTCAAGCAGTTGAGGCTGCGCTACCCGAGCAGTGATCGCTGGACCCTGGATGGGCTGGACCTTGAGCTGGAGCCGGGGGAGCGCCTCGCCCTGGTGGGCCCCTCCGGCTGCGGGAAAAGCACCGTGGCCAGAGCTGTACTCCAGCTGCTGCCGGCCGGAAGCCAGTGCCTCGGCGGCCTGAAATTGCAGGGTCAGGACCCCAGAACGCTGGGCCGCTCAGCACTCCGGCAGCTACGCGGCGAAGCGGTGGGCCTGGTCTTTCAGGACCCGATGACCCGCCTCAATCCGTTGATGACGGTGGGGAATCACCTCCTCGACACCCTCAGAGCCCACAGGCCGGCCACTCCATCCACGAAACGGCGCAACCGGGCCGAACAGCTGCTGGAAGCGGTGGGCATCGGAGCTGAGCGCTTCGGCGCCTACCCCCATGAATTCAGCGGTGGCATGCGCCAGCGCCTGGCGATCGCTCTGGCCATGGCCCTTGATCCGCCGCTGGTCATTGCCGATGAACCCACCACCAGCCTGGATGTGGCCGTGGCGAACCAGGTGATGGGCGCTCTGCAGACGCTCTGTGCAGAGCGGGGAAGCGCCTTGCTGCTGATCAGCCACGACCTGGCGATGGCCAACAGGTGGTGCGAACGGATGGCCGTGCTCGATCAGGGGCGGGTGGCGGAGCTCAACAGCAGCCTCACCGTGCTGACAGAGCCCCGGTCCGACGTGGGCCAGCGCTTGGTGGCGGCAGCACGCCAACGGGAGGGAGGTCAGACCCCGGCGGCTCCAGAGAGCCGACTGCTGCTCCGCGTGGAGAACCTGCGCTGCTGGCACAACCTGGGGGGGCCACCCTGGGCACCCACGTGGCTCAAGGCGGTGGATGGGGTGAGCTTTGCGCTGCAGGCGGGGGAATCCCTCGGGGTGGTCGGCGGCTCGGGCTGTGGAAAGAGCACGCTCTGCCGCGCCCTCATGGGCCTGAACCCGATTCGGGGCGGGCAGGTGTGGCTCAACGGGCAGGAGCTGTTGCGCCTGCGCGGCCCCCAGGAGCAACTGGCGAGGCGTTCGATCCAGATGGTGTTCCAAGACCCCTTGGCCTGCCTGAATCCGGCCATGCGCGTGGTCGATGCCATCGCTGATCCGCTGCTCATCCACGGCTTAGCGAAACCGGCAGCCGCACGGGAACGGGTCCGGGAGCTGCTGGAACTGGTGGGCCTGACTCCGGTCGAAGAGTTTCAGAACCGTCGGCCCCGGCAGCTCTCCGGCGGCCAGCAACAGCGGGTGGCCATCGCCCGGGCCCTCGCCCTCGACCCACGGGTGCTGATCTGCGATGAGAGCGTGAGCATGCTCGATGCCGAGATCCAGGCTGAAGTGCTCATGCTGCTGCGCGGTCTCCAGGCCCGCCTTGGAGTCGCGATGCTGTTCATCACCCACGACCTCTCCGTGGCCAGTGGGTTCTGCCACCGGGTGATCGTGCTCGACAAAGGGAAGATCGTGGAGGAAGGCCGCGGTGATCAGGTGCTGCAAGCACCGGAAGCGGCAATCACCCGAAAGCTGGTGGCGGCGTGTCCCCGCCTACCCGCCGTCTGAGCACCGCCAGAAGCTTCTGCATCACAGCCGGCAACGGCGCCTCAAACAGCATCCGCTCCCGCGTGATCGGATGGTCGAGGCCGAGTTGAAA
Proteins encoded:
- a CDS encoding MBL fold metallo-hydrolase, whose product is MLVRPLASALIAAALPAAALVGAAQPGAAIAGGVTITSYGHSALLINGGGQSVLVNPFKAVGCAKGLREPRVNATVILASSELADEGARIAGGTFLSKPGSYRVGGLKLEGFAAPHDRVGGRRFGQSTLWRWQQGGLSFAHLGGTAAQLSGEDKVLLGRPDVLIIGVGGGAKVYNAAEAAKVVKELNPRRVIPVQYVSGPTPAGCDQSGIQPFLDAMAGTEVRRVGTTLSVPTGLGDGTVIDVMR
- a CDS encoding histidinol-phosphate transaminase, yielding MARQQRQEGPAARLDVERLKAYSAPLEGRRGLLRLDFNENTVGPSPKVLEAIRAIPADHIAIYPEYDGLREALMANLAASSSGLRVPLTVDQIGLFNGVDAAIHAVVHAYGASGDTLLTTSPTFGYYAPCAAMQGMTIEAIPHGMPGFVFPLDAIRSALGRKPRILMLCNPNNPTGTRLEAGQVLALAAAAPDTLVVVDELYEAFTGDSVLPSADFAATPNLLVLRSLAKTAGLAGLRIGFAIGHAAVVDRVSRVTGPYDVNSVAVTAAFAALRDQPYTDAYVAEVIRARDWIVSELTRSGVSFHAAGGNYLLIWPQRAVAEVEAELRAAGILVRSMAGKPQIDGSLRVSIGTTEQMQHFWEVYVSLAAPGPRP
- a CDS encoding aminodeoxychorismate/anthranilate synthase component II is translated as MLLVIDNYDSFTFNLVQYFGELADQHPLAADLRVERNDALSLDEIRSLNPDAILLSPGPGDPDQSGVCLEVLRELSPTVPTLGVCLGHQALAQVYGGRVVRAAELMHGKTSLVLHQGDGVFAGLPQPLTATRYHSLIADRETLPACLEVTAWLEDGTIMGLQHRDFPHLQGVQFHPESVLTEAGHQLLANFLKLAEGGAHHC
- a CDS encoding diacylglycerol kinase family protein translates to MGSLLHSEDDRSLTDELSHASSQAAASHRAARRGAWRIAGDLPASFRYAAQGLGYGFVSQRNFRIHVVIGAVVFSLGLWLQLPTIQLAVLVLTVAAVLVLELLNTAIESVVDLAIGRRFHPLARIAKDCAAAAVLVAAISSLLIALLLLLPPLLERLHG
- the nadC gene encoding carboxylating nicotinate-nucleotide diphosphorylase translates to MVAPLLITPQLRAQLEAWLMEDLGRGDLTAPALHGCHGAAHWVAKAEGRFCGGVLVEPLLCFLDPAARVRLLVDEGELVKPGQRVLKLDAEAQALVAMERTALNLAMRLSGIATATAALVAQLKGSGVQLADTRKTTPGLRVLEKYAVRCGGGLNHRMGLDDAAMLKENHLAWAGGVEAAMAAVRASAPWPAPVIVEAETEVEAIAAVRAGADGVLLDEFSPEELKALVPRLRDEARARPGAAPVVLEASGLQPEALAAYAASGLDLISTSAPVTRSSWLDLSMRFTPAGG
- a CDS encoding asparaginase — encoded protein: MSERPSQSLPRLLVLCTGGTIAGTAESRLALEDYNAGVLDGEQLLAALPDAGCVADLEVEQLANIDSADMSHRLWLQLLRRIDAAFRQDPGLSGVVITHGTNTLEETAYWLHLALGHARPVVLVGAMRPSTALSADGPLNLLQALQVAVHPQAVGRGVLVVMDGEIHGAREVTKVACSGVAAFRSPGHGRLGTVDGDGVRFTRTPSHPHTTDSGLVVDRSSFAAMPDPECWPLVEILYGYVQPSTRLIEALIDAGVDALVFAGTGAGQLSCFERLALERKCLAQGRFQEVPLLVRTSRTGRGRVPARSDDELLGLLPAEDLSPQKARVLVLLALLQGADRQRLADLLLTH
- the argS gene encoding arginine--tRNA ligase, with the protein product MLRIAHTLETQLREAMERAFPAAAAQAREVGRPLDPQLVPASKPEFGDFQANGALPLAKPLKQAPRQIATAIVEQLQANPGFTDLCLEPQIAGPGFINLTLRPEQLASEVVTRLGDPRLGVPLVENSAPVVVDFSSPNIAKEMHVGHLRSTIIGDSLARVLEFRGHPVLRLNHVGDWGTQFGMLITHLKQVAPAALETADAVDLGDLVAFYREAKKRFDDDEAFQITSREEVVKLQGGDPVSLKAWGLLCDQSRREFQKIYDRLDIRLSERGESFYNPYLPAVLEGLQEAELLVTDDGAQCVFLEGVSGKDGKPLPVIVQKSDGGFNYATTDLAAIRYRYAAVPDGDGARRVIYVTDAGQANHFAGVFQVARRAGWIPENGRLEHVPFGLVQGDDGKKLKTRAGDTVRLRDLLDEAVERAEADLRRRLEDEGRSEDEAFIQHVATTVGLAAVKYADLSQNRITNYQFSFDRMLALQGNTAPYLLYAVVRIAGIARKGGDLEASAASEAGSLSFSEPQEWALVRELLKFDAVIAEVEEELLPNRLCSYLFELSQVFNRFYDQVPVLKAEGATLSSRLALCRLTADTLKCGLGLLGIATLERM